One window from the genome of Haloprofundus halobius encodes:
- a CDS encoding DUF420 domain-containing protein, which translates to MATASASGVAKEHPAAITAVLSVVGYAVVIGTFLGLVPARVFPELTLQQVNRLADAIALVNTVNTAVLVAGWYWIRNDEVKRHATAMVTSFALILLFLVLYLTKIGGGGTKEFVGPELVYYAYLAMLAVHIVLSIVSVPVVLYALVLGLTHTPGELRTETPHKRIGRIAAGSWILSLSLGVVTYLLLNHIYDWEFVAAFVGAPLW; encoded by the coding sequence ATGGCAACAGCCAGCGCCAGCGGGGTCGCAAAGGAACACCCCGCGGCCATTACTGCGGTTCTCAGCGTCGTCGGCTACGCCGTCGTCATCGGGACGTTTCTCGGCCTCGTCCCGGCGCGGGTGTTCCCGGAACTCACCCTCCAACAGGTCAACCGCCTCGCCGACGCCATCGCGCTCGTCAACACCGTCAACACGGCCGTCCTCGTCGCCGGGTGGTACTGGATTCGCAACGACGAGGTGAAGAGACACGCGACGGCGATGGTCACCTCCTTCGCGCTCATCCTCCTGTTTCTCGTCCTCTATCTGACGAAAATCGGCGGCGGCGGGACCAAGGAGTTCGTCGGCCCGGAACTCGTGTACTACGCGTACCTCGCGATGCTGGCGGTTCACATCGTGCTCTCGATCGTCTCCGTGCCGGTCGTGCTATACGCGCTGGTGTTGGGGTTGACCCACACCCCGGGCGAACTCCGGACGGAGACGCCGCACAAGCGCATCGGTCGCATCGCCGCGGGGTCGTGGATTCTCTCGCTCTCGCTCGGCGTCGTGACGTATCTGCTGTTGAACCACATCTACGACTGGGAGTTCGTCGCCGCCTTCGTCGGCGCTCCGCTGTGGTGA
- a CDS encoding proteasome assembly chaperone family protein, with protein MDDIDIEAVADPELDGPVLIEGLPGVGHVGKLAAEHLRDEFDGELVRRVYSSEFPPQVSVDDEGVADLTCAELHAVSADGTDLLLLTGDHQAQSNAGHYRLTDAFLDIAEEFGVSRAFALGGVPTGELVEEYTVLGAVGEADGKEALEDAGVEFRPDEPAGGIVGVSGLILGLGKRRGLDAACLMGETSGYLVDPKSARAVIEVLQHVLDFEVDFGSLEERAEEMEEVVGKIQEMQQQQSLPTDDDLRYIG; from the coding sequence ATGGACGACATCGACATCGAGGCGGTCGCCGACCCCGAACTCGACGGCCCGGTTCTCATCGAAGGGTTGCCGGGCGTCGGCCACGTCGGAAAACTCGCCGCCGAACACCTCCGCGACGAGTTCGACGGCGAACTGGTGCGCCGCGTCTACTCTTCCGAGTTCCCGCCGCAGGTGAGCGTCGACGACGAGGGCGTCGCCGACCTGACGTGCGCGGAACTGCACGCTGTCTCCGCCGACGGGACGGACCTCCTGCTTCTGACGGGCGACCACCAGGCGCAGAGCAACGCGGGTCACTACCGACTCACCGACGCGTTCCTCGACATCGCCGAGGAGTTCGGCGTCTCGCGGGCGTTCGCGCTCGGCGGCGTCCCCACCGGCGAACTCGTCGAAGAGTACACCGTCCTCGGCGCGGTCGGTGAAGCCGACGGGAAGGAAGCACTCGAAGACGCGGGCGTCGAGTTCCGTCCCGACGAACCGGCGGGCGGTATCGTCGGCGTCTCGGGGCTCATCCTGGGCCTCGGAAAGCGCCGCGGCCTCGACGCCGCCTGTCTGATGGGCGAGACGAGCGGCTACCTCGTCGACCCCAAGAGCGCACGCGCGGTCATCGAGGTGCTCCAGCACGTCCTCGACTTCGAGGTCGACTTCGGCTCGCTCGAAGAGCGCGCCGAGGAGATGGAGGAAGTCGTCGGCAAGATTCAGGAGATGCAACAACAACAGAGCCTCCCGACCGACGACGACCTGCGGTACATCGGCTGA
- a CDS encoding RNA-protein complex protein Nop10 — protein MKSDIRVCSAWRERHSRPVYTLSDECPRCGATAENSAPAPFNPEDPYGEYRRALKRRSRQ, from the coding sequence ATGAAGTCCGACATCCGGGTCTGCTCGGCGTGGCGCGAGCGCCACTCCCGCCCGGTGTACACCCTCTCAGACGAGTGTCCCCGGTGCGGAGCCACAGCCGAGAACAGCGCCCCTGCTCCCTTCAACCCCGAGGACCCCTACGGCGAGTACCGACGCGCTCTTAAGCGGCGCAGTCGGCAATAA
- a CDS encoding translation initiation factor IF-2 subunit alpha, translating into MKFRGWPDNGELVVGKVDEIANFGVFVDLEEYEDRRGLVHISEVASGWIKNVRDHVREGQTVVAKVLDVNQSSQQIDLSLKDVNEHQRKEKIQEWKNEQKADKWMSLAFGEGVDDEQYETVANVLYSEFGSLYDGFEQAAIHGAEALDDVDLSDGEISAVVETARENVSVPYVNVTGYVDLRCPTGDGVDDIKEALRAAEGNGDVSDEIELSVSYVGSPEYRIKVRAPDYKTAESELEASAGRARQSIEAAGGTAVYHRERDEEAE; encoded by the coding sequence ATGAAATTTCGCGGCTGGCCAGACAACGGCGAACTCGTCGTCGGAAAGGTAGACGAAATCGCCAACTTCGGCGTGTTCGTCGACCTCGAAGAGTACGAGGACAGACGCGGTCTCGTCCACATCAGCGAGGTCGCCAGCGGGTGGATCAAGAACGTCCGCGACCACGTTCGGGAGGGACAGACGGTCGTCGCGAAGGTCCTCGACGTCAACCAGTCCTCCCAGCAGATCGACCTCTCGCTGAAGGACGTCAACGAGCATCAGCGCAAAGAGAAGATACAGGAGTGGAAGAACGAGCAGAAGGCCGACAAGTGGATGTCGTTGGCCTTCGGCGAGGGCGTCGACGACGAGCAGTACGAGACCGTCGCGAACGTCCTCTACAGCGAGTTCGGGAGCCTCTACGACGGCTTCGAGCAGGCGGCCATCCACGGCGCGGAGGCGCTCGACGACGTCGACCTCTCCGACGGGGAGATCTCGGCGGTCGTCGAGACGGCGCGCGAGAACGTCTCCGTCCCGTACGTCAACGTCACCGGCTACGTCGACCTTCGCTGTCCGACCGGCGACGGCGTCGACGATATCAAGGAGGCGCTACGTGCTGCTGAAGGGAACGGGGACGTCTCCGACGAGATCGAACTGTCGGTCTCCTACGTCGGGTCGCCCGAGTACCGCATCAAGGTGCGCGCGCCCGACTACAAGACCGCCGAGTCCGAGTTGGAGGCGAGCGCAGGTCGCGCCCGCCAGTCCATCGAGGCCGCCGGCGGCACCGCGGTGTACCACCGCGAACGCGACGAAGAAGCCGAATGA
- a CDS encoding 30S ribosomal protein S27e: MAGSFYRVVCPDCENEQVVFDRAATPVNCVVCGSTLAHPSGGKAAFEGEVTETVEAR, from the coding sequence ATGGCCGGAAGTTTCTACCGCGTCGTCTGCCCCGATTGCGAGAACGAACAGGTCGTCTTCGACCGCGCGGCGACGCCCGTCAACTGCGTCGTCTGCGGTAGCACGCTCGCGCACCCCTCCGGTGGGAAAGCGGCCTTCGAAGGCGAAGTGACCGAAACCGTCGAGGCGCGGTAA
- a CDS encoding 50S ribosomal protein L44e: MQMPRRFNTYCPHCNGHHEVEVEKVRSGRSTGMKKVQHRQRRRQTSHIGNAGKFSKVPGGDKPTKKTNLKYRCSSCGKAHMREGWRAGRLEFQE; encoded by the coding sequence ATGCAGATGCCACGCCGTTTCAACACGTACTGTCCGCACTGCAACGGCCACCACGAAGTGGAGGTCGAGAAGGTACGCAGCGGACGCAGCACCGGGATGAAGAAGGTCCAGCACCGACAGCGCCGCCGCCAGACGTCGCACATCGGGAACGCCGGGAAGTTCTCGAAGGTGCCCGGCGGCGACAAGCCCACGAAGAAGACGAACCTCAAGTACCGCTGTTCGAGCTGCGGGAAAGCGCACATGCGCGAGGGCTGGCGCGCCGGACGACTGGAGTTCCAGGAGTAA
- a CDS encoding HAH_0734 family protein, which translates to MQQLIVYGDPGIRKDAVINYDGKEQVCFSIQRQGDWHGPDEVQLWCTIGTKEEREAYEKREYVPHWLDVDSIDAEALDVVKARGKLSV; encoded by the coding sequence ATGCAACAGCTCATCGTCTACGGTGACCCCGGTATCCGCAAGGACGCCGTCATCAACTACGACGGGAAGGAGCAGGTCTGTTTCTCCATCCAGCGGCAGGGCGACTGGCACGGCCCCGACGAGGTGCAGCTGTGGTGCACCATCGGCACGAAGGAGGAGCGCGAAGCGTACGAGAAACGCGAGTACGTCCCCCACTGGCTCGACGTCGACTCCATCGACGCCGAGGCGCTCGACGTCGTGAAGGCGCGCGGCAAACTCTCGGTCTGA
- a CDS encoding DUF2298 domain-containing protein: MEYLYVVGWVVLYAVLGVLGLPLAARLFRHVPGRGPGFALPLSLLVLTLVAHWVGQVSFGPATLVVAVSVLLLLSALSAFDRRALRDRRFVLASDLDVDGRAVADTAVVFLAAFALLIAIRAVDPAVHAVGGEKFLDFGLLKALFRADALPPEDFWFAGEAVQYYYGGHLMTVLLAMLTDTPARFAYNLSLAGFYAMLVAAAFDLAGSIAASRGGARRPAGALAAFFVGVASNLVTGTRVVLSVLPESLQRPLAELVASTTTEYSVDDLLAGTDSFSYWTASRVIEGTINEFPFFSWLNGDLHGHMMGMPFLLLGAAVAFAYFRTPQDEKRLRRTLLFVALPALGGLQLVLDTWSFPSLFGVAALALVFAPAHPVTLLPESLASRLRPNEDASLLSAQLGRLVVAVGVVAVAGVLGAALGAPFLLAGASGREIAFLGPANRSTFGPLLLVHGAFVAGFAAYLLSRLNEGDTWLLGASVLVAVVVALGQGMAVIAVVLPILLFAWVALAFDRDVGFETVLVVAGAGLVLLVEFVYVSEQAGPLRMNTVFKTYMQVWVLWATALGASLTLLLARPLPSARRRRSSATDGGTRTEPGADSSADADANRSSLVDASAAATARTLALGLTLCLVVSTSFYAPLALGNHFEEAGEPTLDATRFAETDHPEEAKAIAWLDEKPGRPTLLSAPGTYYYPNAEEGEYPYPPGRYGWDSNPASTLTGIPTVAGWGHEIGYRGYDTYIERVEQVDAAFTDDAALVDVVREHDVQYIWVGPAERDRYGDTSVGDVSGVSVAYRTETVTIYEVDHDELPAGSGGS; this comes from the coding sequence ATGGAGTATCTGTACGTCGTCGGCTGGGTCGTCCTCTACGCCGTACTCGGAGTTCTCGGCCTCCCGCTGGCAGCGCGCCTCTTCCGACACGTCCCCGGCCGCGGACCGGGTTTCGCGCTCCCGCTGTCGCTTCTCGTGCTGACGCTCGTCGCCCATTGGGTCGGGCAGGTCTCGTTCGGCCCGGCGACGCTCGTCGTCGCCGTTTCCGTCCTGCTGCTGCTGTCGGCGCTTTCGGCGTTCGACCGGAGGGCACTCCGCGACCGTCGCTTCGTCCTCGCGTCGGACCTCGACGTCGACGGACGCGCCGTCGCCGACACGGCAGTCGTCTTCCTCGCGGCGTTCGCGCTCCTGATAGCGATTCGCGCCGTCGACCCCGCGGTCCACGCCGTCGGCGGCGAAAAGTTCCTCGACTTCGGCCTCCTGAAGGCGCTGTTCCGCGCCGACGCGCTCCCACCGGAGGACTTCTGGTTCGCCGGCGAAGCCGTCCAGTACTACTACGGCGGCCACCTCATGACGGTGCTGCTCGCGATGCTCACCGACACGCCCGCGCGGTTCGCGTACAACCTCTCGTTGGCGGGGTTCTACGCCATGCTCGTCGCGGCCGCGTTCGACCTCGCGGGGTCCATCGCGGCGAGTCGCGGCGGCGCGCGTCGACCTGCCGGCGCGCTCGCGGCCTTCTTCGTCGGCGTCGCCAGCAACCTCGTCACCGGTACGCGAGTCGTGCTGTCCGTGCTCCCCGAATCGCTGCAGCGACCGCTCGCCGAACTGGTCGCGTCCACGACGACGGAGTACTCGGTGGACGACCTGCTGGCGGGGACCGACTCGTTCAGCTACTGGACCGCGAGCCGCGTCATCGAGGGGACGATAAACGAGTTTCCCTTCTTCTCGTGGCTCAACGGCGACTTGCACGGCCACATGATGGGGATGCCGTTTCTGCTGCTCGGCGCGGCGGTCGCGTTCGCGTACTTCCGGACACCGCAGGACGAGAAACGGCTCCGGCGGACGCTGCTGTTCGTCGCGCTCCCGGCGCTCGGCGGCCTCCAACTCGTCCTCGACACGTGGAGCTTCCCGTCGCTGTTCGGCGTCGCGGCGCTCGCGCTCGTGTTCGCGCCCGCACATCCGGTGACGCTCCTCCCCGAGAGCCTCGCCTCGCGTCTGCGACCGAACGAGGACGCGTCGCTGCTATCCGCACAACTGGGTCGTCTCGTCGTCGCCGTCGGCGTCGTCGCCGTCGCCGGCGTGCTCGGGGCCGCCCTCGGCGCACCGTTCCTACTTGCGGGCGCGTCCGGCCGCGAGATCGCGTTCCTCGGGCCGGCGAACCGAAGCACGTTCGGCCCGTTACTTCTGGTCCACGGCGCGTTCGTCGCCGGGTTCGCCGCGTATCTCCTCTCGCGACTGAACGAGGGTGACACCTGGCTTCTCGGCGCGTCGGTGCTCGTGGCCGTCGTCGTCGCGCTCGGGCAGGGGATGGCCGTCATCGCGGTGGTACTACCGATTCTCCTCTTCGCGTGGGTCGCGCTCGCGTTCGACCGCGACGTGGGGTTCGAGACGGTGCTCGTCGTCGCCGGGGCCGGACTCGTGCTGCTCGTCGAGTTCGTCTACGTGAGCGAACAGGCGGGACCGCTCCGGATGAACACGGTGTTCAAGACGTACATGCAGGTGTGGGTGCTGTGGGCGACCGCGCTCGGCGCGTCGCTGACGTTGTTGCTCGCGCGGCCGCTTCCGTCCGCTCGCCGGCGTCGCTCCTCGGCGACCGACGGCGGTACCCGGACCGAACCCGGTGCGGACAGCAGCGCCGACGCGGACGCCAACCGCTCGTCGCTCGTGGACGCCTCGGCGGCGGCGACGGCGCGGACGCTCGCGCTCGGCCTCACGCTCTGTCTGGTGGTCTCGACGAGTTTCTACGCGCCGCTGGCGCTCGGCAACCACTTCGAGGAGGCGGGCGAACCGACGCTGGACGCGACGCGGTTCGCCGAGACCGACCACCCCGAAGAGGCGAAAGCCATCGCGTGGCTCGACGAGAAGCCGGGCCGGCCGACGCTGCTGTCGGCACCGGGGACGTACTACTATCCGAACGCCGAGGAGGGCGAGTACCCCTACCCGCCGGGTCGGTACGGCTGGGACTCGAATCCCGCGTCGACGCTAACCGGCATCCCGACTGTCGCCGGCTGGGGTCACGAAATCGGCTACCGCGGCTACGACACTTACATCGAGCGCGTCGAACAGGTCGACGCCGCGTTCACCGACGACGCGGCGCTCGTCGACGTGGTCCGCGAGCACGACGTGCAGTACATCTGGGTCGGTCCGGCCGAACGCGACCGGTACGGCGACACCTCGGTCGGCGACGTGTCGGGCGTCTCCGTGGCGTACCGGACCGAGACGGTGACTATCTACGAGGTCGACCACGACGAACTGCCGGCCGGAAGCGGCGGGTCGTAG
- a CDS encoding glycosyltransferase — MSHSVGVVVPAYRPDVDRLAAYVDALTERLEPETVRVELDAPTPELVESVSSTPATVNVSPVRRGKGAAITAGFEALSTDVLAFVDADGSTPVGSLADVLAPVLADEADLAVGSRRHPEATVTAHQTFARRRLGDGFAWLAKRLLDTELYDYQCGAKAMTAETWADVRGHLYEPGFAWDVELVAVAAASNHTLAEVPVEWEDRPGSTVSPVRTSFDLARSLLSARHRAKLIREDRLHALLDARRPPTPSLVERLAPDPVDE, encoded by the coding sequence ATGTCACACTCCGTCGGTGTCGTCGTCCCCGCCTACCGGCCGGACGTCGACCGACTCGCGGCGTACGTCGACGCCCTGACGGAGCGACTGGAACCCGAGACCGTCCGCGTCGAACTCGACGCGCCGACGCCCGAACTGGTCGAGTCGGTGTCGTCGACCCCGGCGACAGTGAACGTCTCGCCGGTTCGGCGCGGGAAAGGTGCGGCGATAACCGCCGGGTTCGAGGCGCTCTCGACGGACGTGTTGGCGTTCGTCGATGCGGACGGCAGCACGCCGGTCGGGTCGCTGGCGGACGTGCTCGCCCCCGTCCTCGCCGACGAGGCGGACCTCGCGGTCGGGTCGCGTCGGCATCCGGAGGCGACGGTGACCGCCCACCAGACGTTCGCGCGCCGTCGCCTCGGCGACGGCTTCGCCTGGCTGGCCAAGCGACTGCTCGACACCGAACTGTACGACTACCAGTGCGGTGCGAAGGCGATGACCGCCGAGACGTGGGCCGACGTCCGCGGCCACCTCTACGAACCGGGGTTCGCGTGGGACGTCGAACTCGTCGCCGTCGCCGCCGCGTCGAACCACACGCTCGCCGAGGTGCCCGTCGAGTGGGAGGACCGACCGGGGTCGACCGTCTCGCCGGTCCGCACGAGTTTCGACCTGGCGCGAAGTCTGCTGTCGGCGCGCCACCGCGCGAAACTCATCCGGGAAGACCGCCTCCACGCACTACTCGACGCCCGCCGGCCGCCGACACCGTCGCTCGTCGAGCGCCTCGCACCGGACCCCGTCGATGAGTGA
- a CDS encoding GtrA family protein, which yields MGNAASELLSGKRFGQFVSVGALGAVFDLTVSTVLTVWFGVLAEVAKLVGAEVAIVVMFLVNDRWTFADEGASGVLPAARRLLKSNLVRSGGLALQFVIVRVLRQQDVTVVVAGFDFWQVIPLPIAILASMLVNYVAESLLTWRVASS from the coding sequence ATGGGAAACGCCGCGAGCGAACTCCTCTCGGGCAAGCGATTCGGCCAGTTCGTCTCCGTCGGCGCGCTCGGTGCCGTCTTCGACCTGACCGTCAGTACGGTGCTCACCGTCTGGTTCGGCGTCCTCGCCGAAGTCGCGAAACTCGTCGGCGCGGAGGTCGCCATCGTCGTCATGTTTCTGGTCAACGACCGCTGGACGTTCGCCGACGAGGGCGCGTCGGGCGTGCTTCCGGCGGCCCGACGACTGCTGAAGTCGAATCTCGTCCGAAGCGGCGGACTCGCGCTCCAGTTCGTCATCGTCCGCGTGCTTCGACAGCAGGACGTGACCGTCGTCGTCGCCGGCTTCGACTTCTGGCAAGTGATTCCGCTGCCGATCGCCATCCTCGCGTCGATGCTCGTCAACTACGTGGCCGAGAGCCTGCTCACGTGGCGCGTGGCGAGTTCGTGA
- a CDS encoding Rieske (2Fe-2S) protein gives MDDDRRIAALSEVPTDGTLLFTFRDGFDLGEAILTKLDDGSVVAFRNYCQHWTDVRLDKGSGALVRNGDIVCQKHGATFGQETGYCDFGPCEGATLDTVDVEVDGDAVYLADDSLDFEHLGPSGEHDLSSGSRIDFTGT, from the coding sequence ATGGACGACGATCGGCGAATCGCCGCGCTGTCGGAGGTACCGACGGACGGCACGCTGCTGTTCACGTTCCGCGACGGGTTCGACCTCGGCGAGGCGATTCTGACGAAACTCGACGACGGCAGCGTCGTCGCCTTCCGAAACTACTGCCAACACTGGACCGACGTCCGCCTCGACAAGGGGTCGGGCGCGCTCGTCCGAAACGGGGACATCGTCTGTCAGAAACACGGCGCGACGTTCGGTCAGGAGACCGGCTACTGCGACTTCGGTCCCTGCGAGGGCGCGACGCTCGACACGGTCGACGTGGAAGTCGACGGCGACGCGGTGTACCTCGCCGACGACTCGCTCGACTTCGAACACCTCGGACCCTCGGGGGAGCACGACCTCTCGTCGGGCAGTCGAATCGACTTCACGGGGACGTAA
- a CDS encoding aminotransferase class IV — protein MSENETSETPDGDGDSRQELVYHVDGELVPASVATVNVRDRGFMYGDAAFETLRVYGGRIFEWAAHADRLAGTCEVLRLDHGRSDEDLRARIEATLDANDLDDASVKLSITRGVQPGKLTPPPDVDPTVVVTLSPLGRGGVDGDKPWNGPATLQTVKTRRPSDRALPSKAKTHNYLNGILALLELRVTGADEALILDDEGYVAEGATSNVFFVDGGRLCTPTLDGPVLAGVTRDVVLELAESEGIPVREGSFTPDDVRQADEVFVTSSTREIRPVGTVDGIDVETGPVTKLLSRLYERRVEKLYESA, from the coding sequence ATGAGTGAGAACGAAACGAGCGAAACGCCCGACGGTGATGGAGATTCCCGACAGGAACTCGTCTACCACGTCGACGGCGAACTCGTCCCCGCCTCGGTGGCGACGGTGAACGTCCGCGACAGGGGGTTCATGTACGGCGACGCCGCCTTCGAGACGCTCCGCGTCTACGGCGGCCGCATCTTCGAGTGGGCGGCGCACGCCGACCGCCTCGCCGGGACCTGCGAGGTGCTCCGACTGGACCACGGCCGATCCGACGAGGATCTCCGGGCGCGCATCGAGGCGACGCTCGACGCGAACGACCTCGACGACGCCTCGGTGAAACTCTCGATAACTCGGGGGGTCCAACCCGGGAAACTGACGCCGCCGCCCGACGTCGACCCCACCGTCGTCGTCACGCTCTCGCCGCTGGGCCGTGGCGGCGTCGACGGCGACAAACCGTGGAACGGTCCGGCGACGCTGCAGACGGTGAAGACGCGCCGCCCGTCGGACCGGGCGCTCCCGTCGAAGGCGAAGACACACAACTATCTCAACGGGATTCTGGCGCTCCTCGAACTTCGCGTCACGGGCGCGGACGAGGCGCTCATCCTCGACGACGAGGGGTACGTCGCCGAGGGCGCGACGAGCAACGTGTTCTTCGTCGACGGCGGGCGCCTCTGCACGCCGACTCTCGACGGTCCGGTGCTCGCGGGCGTCACGCGGGACGTCGTCCTCGAACTCGCCGAGTCGGAGGGGATTCCGGTTCGAGAGGGATCCTTCACGCCCGACGACGTGCGGCAGGCCGACGAGGTGTTCGTCACGAGTTCGACGCGCGAGATTCGGCCCGTCGGTACCGTCGACGGCATCGACGTAGAGACGGGACCGGTGACGAAACTGCTCTCGCGGCTGTACGAGCGGCGGGTCGAGAAGTTGTACGAGTCGGCGTAG
- a CDS encoding anthranilate synthase component II has protein sequence MSADSRPTVLVVDNYDSFVYNLVQYVGELADVVVRRNDAVTVEGIRELDPDAIVVSPGPGTPEDAGVSTAVFRDLDYPTLGVCLGHQALCAAAGAPVGHAPDVVHGKPSTIVHDGEGVFVGLPERLSVGRYHSLAVERDDLPDELVETAWTDDERRVVMAVRHRTRPHVGVQFHPESILTESGKQMVANFLREYVDDE, from the coding sequence GTGAGCGCCGACAGCCGACCTACCGTGCTCGTCGTCGATAACTACGACTCGTTCGTCTACAACCTCGTCCAGTACGTCGGCGAGCTCGCGGACGTCGTCGTCCGCCGAAACGACGCCGTCACCGTCGAGGGGATTCGAGAACTCGACCCCGACGCAATCGTCGTCTCGCCGGGCCCCGGCACGCCCGAGGACGCCGGCGTCTCGACGGCGGTGTTCCGTGACCTCGACTACCCGACGCTCGGCGTCTGTCTCGGCCATCAGGCGCTCTGCGCGGCCGCGGGCGCACCCGTCGGTCACGCGCCGGACGTGGTCCACGGCAAACCCTCGACCATCGTTCACGACGGGGAGGGCGTCTTCGTGGGGCTCCCCGAACGGCTCTCCGTCGGGCGGTACCACTCGCTGGCGGTCGAACGCGACGACCTGCCGGACGAACTGGTCGAGACGGCGTGGACCGACGACGAGCGGCGGGTCGTGATGGCCGTCCGCCACCGGACGCGCCCGCACGTCGGCGTCCAGTTCCACCCCGAGAGCATCCTCACCGAGAGCGGCAAACAGATGGTCGCGAACTTCCTCCGGGAGTACGTGGACGATGAGTGA
- a CDS encoding anthranilate synthase component I family protein, with translation MTEPVVTTSRRAFRATAAAAPPGARVPVEVRASVPDPFEAYRRARDGPGGFFLETTGGQSGWGYFGVEPGERLQVSADAVVRDGPERTGVNDDAGPAAGSPSLSALSALLDSETLVRGDCETPYPCGAFGWLSYDLARELETLPDSAVDDRHLPHLQVGVYDRVAAWREPRDEETTLRITACPRIDPGADPDAQYDAAIERATALADRATTGDPSVEPLAADVERGEFESDCAREAFAERVRTIKRYIRDGDTFQANVSQRLVAPAAVHPVTAYAALRRVNPAPYSGLLEFSGARGPNGVDLVSASPELLVSRVGDRLVTEPIAGTRRRGGTDEEDAELEADLRSDEKERAEHAMLVDLERNDLGKVCEYGSVDVTEYRRVDRYAAVMHLVSVVEGRMREDATLADAVAAVFPGGTITGAPKPRTMELIEEVEATRRGPYTGSIAAFGFDDRATLNIVIRTLVRYRDEYHLRVGAGIVHDSDPEREYEETLAKGQALVEAMDEALDDATLGVADGDAVPRGEK, from the coding sequence ATGACCGAACCCGTTGTGACGACGTCTCGACGCGCCTTCCGAGCGACGGCGGCGGCCGCGCCGCCGGGCGCTCGCGTCCCGGTCGAAGTTCGAGCCTCGGTCCCGGACCCGTTCGAGGCGTACCGACGCGCGCGGGACGGCCCAGGCGGCTTCTTTCTAGAGACGACCGGTGGCCAGTCGGGGTGGGGGTACTTCGGCGTCGAACCCGGCGAACGGTTGCAGGTGAGCGCCGACGCCGTCGTCCGCGACGGCCCCGAACGCACAGGGGTGAACGACGACGCCGGACCGGCCGCCGGGTCGCCGTCGCTGTCGGCGCTCTCGGCGCTGCTCGATTCGGAGACGCTCGTCCGCGGCGACTGCGAGACTCCGTACCCCTGCGGCGCGTTCGGGTGGCTCTCCTACGACCTCGCGCGCGAACTCGAAACGCTGCCCGACTCCGCCGTCGACGACCGACACCTTCCCCACCTTCAGGTCGGGGTTTACGACCGCGTAGCCGCGTGGCGCGAACCCCGGGACGAGGAAACGACGCTCCGAATCACGGCGTGCCCTCGAATCGACCCCGGGGCCGACCCCGACGCGCAGTACGATGCGGCCATCGAGCGAGCGACAGCACTAGCCGACCGCGCGACGACCGGTGACCCGAGCGTCGAACCGCTCGCCGCCGACGTCGAGCGCGGGGAGTTCGAGAGCGACTGCGCGCGCGAAGCGTTCGCCGAGCGCGTACGGACCATCAAGCGGTACATCCGCGACGGCGACACGTTTCAGGCGAACGTCTCCCAACGCCTCGTCGCCCCCGCCGCGGTCCACCCGGTGACGGCCTACGCGGCGCTCCGGCGGGTGAACCCCGCGCCGTACTCCGGGTTGTTGGAGTTCTCCGGCGCGCGCGGACCGAACGGCGTCGACCTCGTGAGCGCGAGTCCCGAACTGCTCGTCTCCCGCGTCGGCGACCGACTCGTCACCGAACCCATCGCGGGAACCCGGCGACGCGGGGGAACCGACGAAGAGGACGCCGAGCTGGAGGCCGACCTCCGAAGCGACGAGAAGGAGCGCGCCGAACACGCGATGCTGGTCGACCTCGAACGCAACGATCTCGGGAAGGTGTGCGAGTACGGCAGCGTCGACGTGACCGAGTACCGCCGGGTCGACCGCTACGCCGCGGTGATGCACCTCGTCTCGGTCGTCGAGGGGCGGATGCGCGAGGACGCGACGCTCGCCGACGCTGTCGCCGCGGTGTTCCCCGGCGGCACCATCACCGGCGCGCCGAAGCCGCGGACGATGGAACTCATCGAGGAGGTGGAGGCGACCCGGCGCGGGCCGTACACCGGCAGCATCGCCGCCTTCGGTTTCGACGACCGCGCGACGCTGAACATCGTCATTCGGACGCTGGTCCGCTACCGCGACGAGTACCACCTCCGGGTCGGTGCGGGCATCGTCCACGACTCTGACCCCGAACGCGAGTACGAGGAGACGCTGGCGAAGGGGCAGGCGCTCGTCGAGGCGATGGACGAGGCGCTCGACGACGCGACGCTCGGCGTCGCGGACGGAGACGCCGTACCGAGAGGTGAGAAGTGA